From the Rhodoferax sp. WC2427 genome, one window contains:
- a CDS encoding VWA domain-containing protein, producing the protein MLIDFFYTLRSAKLPVSVKEYLSLLEALKAGVVGPNSEDSYKIDDFYYLSRCTLVKDEKHYDKFDQAFATYFKGVEAVADFTQDIPLEWLRKNLELDLSPEEKSKIEKMGWDKLMETLKQRFEEQKERHEGGSKWIGTGGTSPFGANGYNPEGIRIGQDKSRHKSAVKVWDQRAFKDYDDSQELGTRNIKVALRRLRKFAREGHADELDLADTIRSTAANAGYLDIKMVPERHNNVKVLLLMDVGGSMDEHVQRVEELFSASKSEFKHLEFYYFHNCVYDFMWKHNRRRYTEKFSTWDVIRKYNKDYKLLFIGDATMSPYEILQPGGSVEYSNEEAGAVWLQRLTNAFPKFAWINPEPQGLWEYRQSISIVQQLVGQRMFPLTLKGLEETMRLLSK; encoded by the coding sequence ATGCTGATCGACTTCTTCTACACCCTGCGCTCCGCCAAACTGCCGGTTTCGGTGAAGGAATACCTGAGCCTTCTGGAAGCGCTTAAGGCAGGTGTTGTGGGACCGAATAGCGAAGACAGCTACAAAATCGACGATTTCTACTACCTCAGCCGCTGTACGCTGGTCAAGGACGAAAAGCACTACGACAAGTTCGACCAAGCATTCGCCACCTATTTCAAGGGGGTCGAAGCGGTGGCCGACTTCACCCAGGACATTCCCCTCGAATGGCTGCGTAAAAATCTGGAGCTCGACCTCAGCCCCGAAGAAAAGTCCAAGATCGAAAAAATGGGCTGGGACAAGCTCATGGAAACGCTCAAACAACGCTTCGAAGAGCAAAAAGAACGCCACGAAGGCGGCAGCAAGTGGATTGGCACGGGCGGCACCAGCCCGTTTGGCGCCAACGGCTACAACCCCGAAGGCATCCGCATCGGGCAAGACAAAAGCCGCCACAAAAGCGCGGTAAAGGTCTGGGACCAACGGGCCTTCAAGGACTACGACGACAGCCAGGAACTGGGCACACGCAATATCAAAGTGGCACTGCGCCGCCTACGCAAATTTGCCCGCGAAGGCCATGCCGACGAACTGGACCTAGCCGACACCATCCGCTCTACTGCGGCCAATGCCGGTTATCTTGACATCAAAATGGTGCCGGAGCGCCACAACAACGTCAAAGTACTGCTATTGATGGATGTGGGTGGCAGCATGGACGAGCATGTGCAACGGGTGGAAGAGCTGTTCAGCGCCAGCAAAAGCGAGTTCAAACACCTGGAGTTCTACTATTTCCACAACTGCGTCTACGACTTCATGTGGAAGCACAACCGCCGCCGCTACACCGAGAAGTTCTCTACCTGGGACGTGATCCGCAAGTACAACAAAGACTACAAACTGCTGTTCATCGGTGATGCCACCATGAGCCCCTATGAAATACTGCAACCCGGCGGCAGTGTGGAATACAGCAACGAAGAGGCCGGTGCCGTGTGGTTGCAGCGCCTCACCAACGCCTTCCCCAAGTTTGCCTGGATCAACCCCGAGCCCCAGGGCTTGTGGGAATACCGGCAAAGCATCAGCATCGTGCAGCAACTGGTGGGCCAGCGCATGTTCCCATTGACCCTCAAAGGTCTGGAAGAAACCATGCGGCTGTTGTCGAAATAG
- a CDS encoding AAA family ATPase: MKFQGSNNYVATQDLMLAVNAAATLKRPLLVKGEPGTGKTMLAEEVAAALGMPLLQWHIKSTTKAQQGLYEYDAVSRLRDSQLAGVEDSARVKDIHNYIVKGVLWQAFTADEPVALLIDEIDKADIEFPNDLLREIDRMEFYCYETRELVRAKNRPLVFITSNNEKELPDAFLRRCFFHYIKFPDAATMQLIVDVHFPGLKKELLAAAMKTFYDIRNLPGLKKKPSTSELLDWLKLLVAEDISAEALHSQDNMVAIPPLVGALLKNEQDVSLFEKLVFMQRHHR, encoded by the coding sequence ATGAAGTTCCAAGGCTCTAATAATTACGTCGCCACCCAAGATCTGATGCTGGCCGTCAATGCCGCAGCCACCTTGAAACGCCCGTTGCTGGTCAAGGGCGAGCCCGGTACCGGCAAAACCATGTTGGCCGAAGAGGTAGCCGCCGCGCTGGGCATGCCCTTGTTGCAATGGCACATCAAATCCACCACCAAGGCACAGCAAGGCCTGTATGAGTACGATGCCGTCAGCCGATTGCGCGACTCGCAACTGGCCGGTGTTGAAGACTCAGCCCGGGTCAAGGATATCCATAACTACATTGTCAAAGGCGTGTTGTGGCAGGCATTTACCGCGGACGAGCCGGTTGCACTGCTGATCGATGAGATCGACAAGGCAGACATTGAATTCCCCAACGACTTGCTGCGCGAGATCGATCGGATGGAGTTCTACTGCTACGAAACGCGTGAACTCGTCAGAGCCAAGAACCGGCCGCTGGTGTTCATTACCTCCAACAACGAAAAAGAACTGCCCGACGCTTTCTTGCGCCGCTGCTTTTTCCACTACATCAAGTTCCCCGATGCGGCCACCATGCAGCTCATTGTGGACGTGCATTTCCCCGGGTTGAAAAAAGAGCTGCTGGCGGCCGCCATGAAGACTTTTTACGATATCCGCAACCTGCCCGGCCTGAAGAAAAAACCCTCCACCTCGGAGCTGCTGGACTGGCTGAAGCTGCTGGTGGCAGAGGATATTTCGGCCGAAGCTTTGCATAGCCAGGACAACATGGTGGCCATACCGCCACTGGTTGGCGCGCTGCTGAAAAACGAACAAGATGTCAGTCTGTTCGAAAAACTGGTGTTCATGCAACGCCACCACCGATAG
- a CDS encoding NAD(P)H-dependent oxidoreductase, with protein MLAAHPNWRASRVNQRLLAAARTLADGNLQLDVQDLYANYPDYAIDVAAEQARMEAADLLVLVHPIQWYSMPALQKLWFDEVLTYGWAFGAVSAETEEAAPTGAPGTALRGKALWLVVTTGGQEDSYHPESYNRYPFDAFLPPYAQTAALCGMHFLPPLVLHGAHSAGKQEVLDHIDLFRQRLQTYPHWTTR; from the coding sequence TTGCTCGCCGCCCACCCGAACTGGCGTGCCTCCCGCGTCAACCAGCGCCTGCTGGCGGCAGCCCGCACACTGGCAGACGGTAACCTGCAGCTCGACGTGCAAGACCTGTACGCCAACTACCCCGACTACGCCATTGACGTGGCCGCCGAACAGGCCCGCATGGAAGCCGCCGACCTGCTGGTGCTGGTGCACCCCATCCAGTGGTATTCCATGCCCGCGCTGCAAAAGCTCTGGTTCGACGAGGTGCTGACCTACGGCTGGGCCTTTGGCGCGGTATCGGCCGAAACCGAAGAGGCCGCCCCCACCGGTGCGCCCGGCACCGCCCTGCGCGGCAAGGCCCTGTGGCTGGTGGTAACCACCGGCGGGCAAGAAGACTCCTACCACCCCGAAAGCTACAACCGCTACCCGTTTGACGCGTTCCTGCCACCCTACGCCCAGACCGCCGCCCTGTGCGGCATGCATTTTTTACCGCCGCTGGTGCTGCACGGTGCCCACAGCGCAGGCAAACAAGAGGTGCTGGACCACATCGACCTGTTTCGCCAACGGCTACAGACCTATCCCCACTGGACAACTCGGTAA
- a CDS encoding DUF1841 family protein, with product MFNPSQADVRRFFCSVYAKSKAGQALEAIETIASQWLDEHPEYHADMVDAEAAVARNYDAEAGKTNPFLHLSMHLSISEQCSIDQPRGIRQSVELLTRRRDSLHDAHHETMDCLGQMLWESQRAGRPPDGAAYIDCVQRRATQD from the coding sequence ATGTTCAATCCTTCGCAAGCCGACGTCCGCCGTTTCTTCTGTTCCGTTTATGCCAAATCGAAGGCAGGCCAGGCGCTGGAAGCTATCGAAACAATAGCAAGTCAATGGTTGGACGAGCATCCCGAATACCATGCTGACATGGTAGATGCAGAAGCTGCTGTAGCCCGCAATTACGATGCAGAAGCGGGCAAAACGAATCCTTTTCTACACCTTTCGATGCATTTGTCGATCAGCGAACAATGTTCGATCGACCAGCCGCGCGGCATCCGCCAGTCGGTTGAGTTGCTAACGCGCCGCCGCGACTCCCTACACGATGCCCACCACGAAACCATGGATTGCCTGGGTCAGATGCTGTGGGAAAGCCAACGTGCAGGCCGCCCCCCCGATGGTGCAGCCTATATCGACTGCGTACAGCGCCGGGCCACGCAGGATTGA
- a CDS encoding autotransporter assembly complex family protein yields the protein MRRFGKQVWAWCWLLLLPGLLWAQTPAPKVAPFAFDLHVVAPDKIRDLLLKHLELQRYRSLTDLDDTELARLMQAAERNTHDLLATQGYFAAQVAVELTPTPLSTSAPRDITITVAPGEPVRVQTVQVEFTGPIADTPADASLRETIRSDWPLGPNTPFTQDAWDDAKTQALRNLTVQRFPTGEISNSLADIDPDTQTAQLSLTLASGPAYRFGPLEMRGLQRYSAELVSRLAQLPTGADYSQAQMLQTQQRLADSGYFDSVFLTLDTSGDPQAAPVVAQLREAKLQKLVLGVGFSTDSGPRLSAEHTHHQLPWLQWRAISKLSLDKDTQTLGTELTAPPDASNWRWVTSAQVQHQNLSDTITNSQRLRAGRTQGNDHIDRNVYLQYDHALTTSGTDPTVASSAISANYAWTRRDFDDIRTPTQGYGVAVELGGGFTLGGDRQPYTRALTRWLGYFPLGKLLPGDGLFMRAGRLALRAEAGAVVAKADANVPSTQQFLTGGDTTVRGYGYQEIGVAGSSGSVTAGRYLASGSFEWQRPIVINGKASAWETALFVDAGAVANTVKALEAKVGVGAGVRWRSPVGPVQLDIAYGVATRKARLHMSVGFSF from the coding sequence ATGCGCAGGTTCGGCAAGCAGGTGTGGGCGTGGTGCTGGTTGTTGTTGCTGCCGGGCTTGCTGTGGGCGCAAACTCCGGCACCTAAGGTAGCTCCTTTCGCCTTTGACCTGCATGTCGTTGCCCCGGACAAGATCCGCGATCTGCTGCTAAAACACCTGGAACTACAGCGCTACCGCAGCCTGACGGACCTGGATGACACCGAGTTGGCGCGGCTTATGCAGGCTGCCGAACGCAATACCCATGACTTGCTGGCCACCCAGGGGTACTTCGCGGCCCAGGTCGCGGTCGAACTAACCCCAACCCCGCTAAGCACCAGCGCCCCGCGTGATATCACCATCACCGTGGCGCCGGGGGAACCGGTGCGCGTCCAGACGGTGCAGGTGGAGTTCACCGGTCCCATCGCTGACACCCCGGCCGACGCGTCGCTGCGCGAGACGATCCGTAGCGACTGGCCGCTGGGCCCTAACACACCGTTTACCCAGGATGCCTGGGACGATGCCAAGACCCAGGCCCTGCGCAATCTGACGGTGCAGCGCTTTCCCACCGGTGAAATCAGTAACAGCCTGGCCGACATCGACCCCGATACCCAAACCGCCCAGCTCAGCCTTACCCTGGCTTCCGGCCCGGCCTACCGGTTTGGCCCACTGGAAATGCGCGGCCTGCAGCGCTACAGCGCAGAACTGGTCAGCCGCCTGGCCCAATTACCCACCGGAGCCGACTACAGCCAGGCACAGATGCTACAAACCCAGCAACGGCTGGCCGACAGCGGCTACTTCGACTCGGTTTTCTTGACCCTGGATACCAGCGGCGACCCGCAAGCTGCGCCTGTGGTGGCCCAACTGCGCGAGGCCAAACTGCAAAAGCTGGTGCTGGGCGTGGGCTTCAGCACCGACAGCGGGCCGCGCCTGTCGGCCGAGCACACCCACCACCAGTTGCCTTGGCTGCAGTGGCGCGCCATCTCCAAGCTCAGCCTGGACAAAGACACCCAAACCCTGGGCACCGAGCTCACCGCCCCTCCCGATGCCAGCAACTGGCGTTGGGTGACCTCGGCCCAGGTACAGCACCAGAACCTGAGCGACACCATTACCAACAGCCAACGCCTGCGGGCCGGGCGCACCCAGGGCAACGACCACATCGACCGCAACGTCTACCTGCAGTACGACCACGCACTGACCACCAGCGGCACCGACCCCACGGTAGCGTCCAGTGCCATCAGCGCCAATTACGCCTGGACACGGCGCGACTTTGACGACATCCGCACCCCCACCCAGGGCTACGGGGTGGCGGTGGAACTGGGTGGCGGATTCACCCTGGGGGGCGACCGCCAGCCGTACACCCGCGCCCTGACACGCTGGCTAGGCTATTTTCCGCTGGGCAAACTGCTCCCCGGCGATGGCCTGTTCATGCGGGCGGGCCGCCTGGCGCTGCGGGCCGAAGCCGGTGCCGTGGTGGCCAAGGCCGATGCCAACGTACCCAGCACCCAACAGTTTCTGACCGGCGGCGACACCACGGTGCGCGGCTACGGCTACCAGGAAATCGGCGTGGCGGGCAGCAGCGGATCGGTAACTGCCGGGCGCTACCTGGCATCGGGCAGCTTCGAGTGGCAGCGCCCTATCGTCATCAATGGCAAAGCCAGCGCCTGGGAGACCGCCCTTTTCGTCGATGCCGGGGCCGTCGCCAACACCGTCAAGGCCCTGGAAGCCAAGGTGGGGGTGGGTGCCGGGGTGCGCTGGCGCAGCCCGGTGGGGCCGGTGCAACTGGACATCGCCTACGGCGTGGCCACCCGCAAAGCGCGCCTGCACATGAGCGTGGGGTTCAGCTTTTGA
- a CDS encoding cytochrome c, protein MNKLLTTVFAFAAVSLAGIATIASAQDVVGDAKAGHAKVDMCLGCHSIVGYQASFPEVHKVPKISGQGAKYIISALNAYKKGERKHPTMRGISDSLSDQDMADVAAYYSASGVVEGAMPPAKPATEPSAQVAALLTKGACVSCHGDNFSKPIDPTYPKIAGQHADYLYVALKSYKTEGNALVGRSNAIMGGVAKQFSNAELKALAGYVHSLDGELKVVPQSRFR, encoded by the coding sequence ATGAATAAATTACTGACCACGGTGTTCGCGTTTGCTGCTGTTTCGCTAGCAGGTATTGCTACTATTGCCAGTGCCCAGGACGTCGTGGGGGATGCCAAAGCGGGCCACGCCAAGGTGGACATGTGCCTGGGTTGCCACAGCATCGTTGGCTACCAGGCCAGTTTTCCCGAGGTGCACAAGGTGCCCAAAATATCGGGACAAGGTGCCAAATACATTATTTCTGCACTCAACGCCTACAAAAAGGGCGAGCGTAAGCACCCCACTATGCGTGGAATTTCCGACTCATTGAGTGACCAGGATATGGCCGACGTGGCGGCTTACTACAGCGCCAGTGGTGTCGTTGAGGGGGCCATGCCGCCTGCCAAACCTGCGACAGAGCCCAGTGCCCAGGTGGCCGCGCTGTTGACCAAGGGAGCTTGCGTGTCCTGCCATGGCGACAACTTCTCCAAGCCTATCGACCCGACCTATCCCAAGATCGCCGGCCAGCATGCGGACTACTTGTATGTGGCGTTGAAGTCGTACAAAACCGAAGGCAACGCTTTGGTGGGACGTTCCAACGCCATCATGGGCGGTGTGGCAAAGCAGTTCTCGAATGCGGAACTGAAGGCCTTGGCCGGGTATGTCCATTCGCTGGACGGCGAGTTGAAGGTCGTGCCGCAGTCGCGCTTCCGTTAA
- a CDS encoding helix-turn-helix transcriptional regulator, with protein MDQTGRLYKIDQLLRQHKVISFAALQAELNVSRATLKRDLDDLRTRLKLPIEWSRAAGGYRLASTGEPPTSTHELPGLWFSSTEIHALLTMQQLLVHLDTGGLIINPVPVADRLNALLTSDDIELKELRQRVRIVGLVQETPTPRYFERIGLALVRRKRLVLSYADAVAAPVEWEVSPQRLVHFRGSWHLEAWCHAQAELYSFAVDAITDARVLSSSAIEVGDDKLDAQFGPEYGVFASGRVRWARLQFSHEKASNVANVQWHALQQGKQQNDGTYLLRVPYMDPRELMEKILQFGAQCQVLGPASLRQAVTDEVAQMSIIYQSAAPLDEDGAHDDAALD; from the coding sequence ATGGACCAGACCGGGCGCCTCTACAAAATTGACCAGCTTCTTCGGCAGCACAAGGTCATCAGCTTTGCAGCCTTGCAGGCTGAACTTAACGTATCGCGGGCTACTTTGAAGCGCGATCTGGATGACTTGCGCACACGCCTCAAGTTGCCTATCGAATGGAGCCGCGCAGCAGGCGGCTACAGATTGGCATCGACCGGGGAGCCGCCGACCAGCACCCACGAGCTTCCGGGGCTGTGGTTTTCGTCGACCGAAATCCATGCGCTTTTGACGATGCAGCAGTTGCTGGTGCATCTGGACACCGGCGGGCTGATCATCAATCCGGTGCCTGTGGCCGACCGGCTGAACGCCCTACTGACCAGCGATGACATCGAGTTGAAAGAGCTGCGGCAACGGGTGCGCATTGTCGGGTTGGTGCAGGAAACCCCGACGCCACGCTATTTTGAGCGTATCGGTTTGGCGTTGGTGCGTCGCAAGCGGTTGGTGTTGTCTTATGCCGACGCGGTCGCAGCGCCAGTGGAGTGGGAAGTATCGCCCCAGCGGTTGGTGCATTTTCGCGGTAGCTGGCATCTTGAAGCCTGGTGCCACGCGCAGGCCGAGCTCTACAGCTTTGCGGTAGATGCCATTACCGACGCGCGTGTTTTGTCCAGCAGCGCCATCGAAGTGGGTGACGACAAACTGGATGCCCAGTTTGGTCCGGAATATGGGGTGTTTGCCAGCGGCCGGGTGCGTTGGGCCCGGCTGCAGTTCAGCCACGAAAAAGCCAGCAATGTGGCGAATGTGCAGTGGCATGCCTTGCAACAGGGAAAACAGCAAAACGATGGGACATACCTGCTGCGGGTACCCTACATGGACCCGCGCGAGCTGATGGAGAAAATTCTCCAGTTTGGCGCGCAGTGCCAGGTGCTGGGCCCGGCCAGCTTGCGCCAGGCGGTGACCGACGAGGTGGCGCAGATGTCGATCATCTACCAGTCGGCCGCCCCTCTGGACGAAGACGGCGCGCACGACGACGCGGCGCTCGACTGA
- the kefC gene encoding glutathione-regulated potassium-efflux system protein KefC — MEHAPSWLINSFIYLSAAVIAVPLSKALGLGSIIGYLAAGIAIGPWGLGLVTEVQDILHFAEFGVVLMLFLIGLELEPKRLWSLRRPIFGWGTAQVVGCAVVILLGAMAAGVPWRIALVAALGLALSSTAIALQVFGERNLLPTRSGQAGFSILLFQDVAAIPILALIPLLGSISEQNEALGYTAQALQALKTVAVIAGIVLGGRLLLRPLFRWIARSKTPEIFTAASLLLVVGIASLMLSVGLSMALGAFLAGVLLAESEYRRELETDIEPFKGLLLGLFFIAVGMSVDFGVLRQSPGLMALIVAGFLLAKLLVIYAIAKCMGVPFQERPVFTVLLAQGGEFAFVVFQTATAAHIFSNQTSSLLIGSVAVSMLVSPMLLLAIDKLLLPRLAQRGGNQLEEIAEQQEAPIIIAGFGRYGQIVGRTLQAQGLHATVLDHDADMVEAIRQFGFRVFYGDATRLDLLRLSGAATAKILVVAVDDKVQSLKIVDIAREHFPNLEIVARARDVPHWNELRDRGVLRVERELFESSLRSARSVLEILGYPPHEARQQAMRFRQHNFALFEQMYPHRKDRAKFIAVATEGRQQLEEQMAQERAQQALRRPKGWGK, encoded by the coding sequence ATGGAACACGCACCTTCCTGGCTGATCAACAGCTTCATTTATCTGAGCGCCGCCGTCATCGCCGTGCCGCTGAGCAAGGCCCTGGGACTGGGCTCCATCATTGGCTACCTGGCCGCAGGCATTGCCATCGGCCCCTGGGGTCTGGGCCTGGTCACCGAGGTGCAGGACATCCTGCATTTCGCCGAATTCGGTGTGGTGCTGATGCTGTTCCTGATCGGCCTGGAGCTGGAGCCCAAACGCCTGTGGAGCCTGCGCCGCCCGATCTTTGGCTGGGGCACGGCCCAGGTGGTGGGCTGCGCGGTGGTGATTTTGCTGGGGGCCATGGCAGCGGGCGTGCCCTGGCGCATTGCACTGGTGGCCGCGCTGGGTCTGGCCTTGTCCAGCACGGCAATCGCGCTGCAGGTGTTTGGCGAACGCAACCTGCTGCCCACGCGCAGCGGGCAGGCAGGATTCTCCATTCTTTTGTTCCAGGACGTGGCGGCCATTCCGATCCTGGCATTGATTCCATTGCTGGGCAGTATTTCTGAACAAAATGAGGCTTTAGGCTATACAGCACAGGCGCTACAAGCTCTCAAAACAGTAGCAGTTATCGCGGGCATCGTGCTGGGTGGGCGTTTGCTGTTGCGGCCTTTGTTCCGCTGGATTGCGCGCTCCAAAACGCCCGAGATCTTCACCGCCGCCTCCTTGCTGCTGGTGGTGGGCATCGCCTCGCTGATGCTGTCGGTGGGGCTGTCGATGGCGCTGGGGGCGTTTCTGGCCGGTGTGCTGTTGGCCGAGAGTGAATACCGCCGCGAGCTGGAGACCGATATCGAGCCCTTCAAGGGCCTGCTGCTGGGCCTGTTCTTTATCGCCGTGGGCATGAGCGTCGACTTTGGTGTGCTGCGGCAATCGCCGGGCTTGATGGCGCTGATCGTGGCGGGCTTTTTGCTCGCCAAGCTGCTGGTCATCTACGCCATCGCCAAGTGCATGGGCGTGCCGTTCCAGGAGCGGCCGGTGTTTACCGTGCTGCTGGCGCAGGGCGGCGAGTTTGCATTTGTGGTGTTCCAGACCGCCACGGCGGCGCATATTTTCTCCAACCAAACCTCGTCGTTGCTGATTGGATCGGTTGCGGTGTCGATGCTGGTCAGCCCGATGCTGCTGCTGGCCATCGACAAGCTGTTGCTGCCCCGCCTGGCGCAGCGCGGCGGCAACCAGCTGGAAGAAATCGCCGAACAACAAGAAGCGCCCATCATCATTGCGGGTTTTGGCCGCTACGGCCAGATCGTGGGCCGCACGCTACAAGCGCAGGGACTGCACGCCACGGTGTTGGACCACGATGCCGACATGGTGGAGGCGATTCGCCAGTTTGGTTTCCGGGTGTTTTACGGCGATGCCACCCGGTTGGACCTGCTGCGCCTGTCAGGCGCGGCGACCGCCAAAATCCTGGTCGTGGCGGTGGATGACAAAGTGCAAAGCCTGAAGATTGTGGACATTGCGCGGGAGCACTTTCCGAATCTGGAGATCGTGGCCCGTGCCCGCGACGTGCCTCACTGGAACGAGCTGCGCGACCGCGGTGTGCTGCGGGTGGAGCGCGAACTCTTCGAGTCCAGCCTGCGCAGCGCCCGATCGGTTCTGGAGATTCTGGGTTACCCGCCGCATGAAGCGCGTCAGCAGGCGATGCGCTTTCGCCAGCACAACTTTGCCTTGTTCGAGCAGATGTACCCGCACCGCAAAGACCGCGCGAAGTTCATCGCCGTGGCCACAGAAGGCCGCCAGCAGTTGGAGGAGCAAATGGCCCAGGAGCGTGCGCAGCAAGCGTTGCGCAGGCCCAAAGGCTGGGGAAAATAA